From Elaeis guineensis isolate ETL-2024a chromosome 16, EG11, whole genome shotgun sequence, a single genomic window includes:
- the LOC105035960 gene encoding uncharacterized protein produces MDEHPELPQAKSKKKKKDKKQQQQPPEVPKPTTAQEHAAADAVPSKDRRKKRKTTDPPSLAPAKETTSFCPRQQLRVWTDADEVALLRAAILFRDERGSLPGRSNILDFFNFVQPSLLTQIRNPEQVRSKLKRLHRKYFDKPWGPAASAGAHDRLVHELAGQLWSSQLETFAEKQDEASRGSLESKEAGR; encoded by the coding sequence ATGGATGAACACCCCGAGCTCCCCCAAGCCaaatccaagaagaagaagaaggacaagaagcagcagcagcagccgcccgAAGTCCCCAAACCCACCACCGCTCAAGAACACGCCGCTGCCGATGCTGTGCCATCCAAGGACCGCCGGAAGAAGCGAAAGACCACCGACCCTCCATCCCTCGCCCCTGCCAAAGAAACGACAAGCTTTTGCCCCCGCCAACAGCTCAGGGTTTGGACTGACGCCGACGAGGTCGCCCTCCTGAGGGCTGCCATCCTCTTCCGCGACGAGAGGGGCTCCCTTCCGGGACGGAGCAATATCCTCGACTTTTTCAACTTTGTCCAGCCCTCTCTTCTAACCCAAATCCGGAATCCGGAGCAAGTCCGCAGCAAGCTTAAGCGCCTGCATCGCAAGTACTTCGACAAGCCCTGGGGCCCGGCCGCCTCTGCTGGTGCCCATGACCGCCTCGTCCACGAGCTCGCGGGCCAGCTCTGGTCCTCCCAACTGGAGACTTTCGCCGAGAAGCAAGATGAAGCGAGTCGCGGATCCTTGGAAAGCAAAGAAGCTGGACGTTAA